A DNA window from Micromonospora sp. NBC_01739 contains the following coding sequences:
- a CDS encoding ABC transporter permease, whose amino-acid sequence MQLALVHARYQLLETVRIPVAIFGSTFFPAAAMLFFVVPFAGKDPVGATYATAAMVTFSVMSSNIFQYGVGVAEDRDQPWNPYTRTLPAGSAPRFAGRILAGMVLTYLSLVPVVVIAATLTKARITPGAFLLALATVAVVSVPFTLLGLTIGYALPSKAAIVVAQLVFFPLAFGGGLLSAPGQAPGFIEAIAPFLPTRGAVELMWAAVGDYSINLLSLVMLGVWVVVLATLAGWAYRRDEGRRFS is encoded by the coding sequence GTGCAACTTGCCCTGGTACACGCGCGTTACCAACTGCTGGAGACCGTCCGCATCCCGGTAGCGATCTTCGGCAGCACCTTCTTTCCGGCCGCCGCGATGCTCTTCTTCGTGGTGCCCTTCGCCGGCAAGGACCCGGTGGGCGCCACCTACGCCACCGCCGCGATGGTCACCTTCTCGGTGATGAGCTCCAACATCTTCCAGTACGGCGTGGGTGTCGCCGAGGACCGCGACCAGCCCTGGAATCCGTACACCCGGACTCTGCCGGCCGGGTCGGCGCCGCGCTTCGCCGGGCGGATCCTGGCCGGGATGGTCCTCACCTACCTCTCCCTGGTCCCCGTGGTGGTGATCGCCGCGACCCTGACCAAGGCCCGGATCACTCCGGGGGCCTTCCTGCTGGCCCTGGCGACCGTGGCCGTGGTCTCGGTGCCGTTCACCCTGCTGGGGTTGACCATCGGGTACGCGCTGCCCAGCAAGGCGGCGATCGTGGTGGCCCAGTTGGTCTTCTTCCCGCTCGCCTTCGGTGGTGGCCTGCTCTCCGCCCCGGGCCAGGCGCCCGGCTTCATCGAGGCGATCGCGCCCTTCCTGCCCACCCGGGGTGCGGTGGAGCTGATGTGGGCAGCCGTCGGGGACTACTCGATCAACCTGCTCTCGCTGGTCATGCTCGGGGTCTGGGTCGTGGTGCTGGCCACCCTGGCCGGCTGGGCCTACCGACGGGACGAGGGTCGCCGGTTCAGCTGA
- a CDS encoding VOC family protein yields MASVPSGTPCWADLATPGLDRAREFYPELFGWTGQVEPAPEAGGYTIFQLGGRAVAGVGPPAVPDQVPIWSTYVATDDADLVTGRVERAGGQVVVPPFEVFDRGRMAVFSDPAGAAFSVWQPMTFSGAEIFDVPGAMCWTELVTPDPDGARIFYELVFGWQPEEEPMGQVAYTGWRLGDRMVAGMMPPREEAFAPDSPAYWTLYFSVADADATAARAAELGGTILVPPRDIPAGRITALRDPDGALFSLIALTPPS; encoded by the coding sequence GTGGCCAGCGTCCCGTCGGGCACACCGTGCTGGGCCGATCTGGCCACACCAGGGCTGGACCGGGCCCGGGAGTTCTATCCGGAGCTGTTCGGGTGGACCGGCCAGGTGGAGCCCGCGCCGGAGGCGGGCGGGTACACGATCTTCCAGCTAGGCGGCCGGGCGGTCGCCGGGGTGGGGCCACCGGCCGTACCGGACCAGGTGCCGATCTGGTCCACCTATGTCGCCACGGACGACGCCGACCTGGTCACCGGGCGGGTGGAGCGAGCAGGCGGGCAGGTGGTCGTACCGCCGTTCGAGGTCTTCGACCGGGGTCGGATGGCGGTCTTCAGTGACCCGGCCGGGGCCGCCTTCAGCGTCTGGCAGCCGATGACCTTCTCCGGGGCCGAGATCTTCGACGTGCCCGGGGCGATGTGCTGGACCGAGCTGGTCACCCCCGATCCCGATGGGGCCCGGATCTTCTACGAGCTGGTCTTCGGGTGGCAGCCCGAGGAGGAGCCGATGGGGCAGGTCGCCTACACCGGGTGGCGGCTCGGCGATCGGATGGTGGCCGGCATGATGCCCCCGCGCGAGGAGGCCTTCGCCCCCGACTCCCCCGCCTACTGGACCCTCTACTTCTCCGTGGCCGACGCCGACGCCACCGCGGCACGCGCCGCCGAACTCGGCGGCACCATCCTCGTCCCACCCCGCGACATCCCCGCCGGCCGCATCACCGCCCTCCGCGACCCCGACGGCGCCCTCTTCTCCCTCATCGCCCTGACCCCACCCTCCTGA
- a CDS encoding ABC transporter ATP-binding protein, with protein MTPPDPPAVEVRGLQVKLDGVRILAGVDLTVRSGEWVTVIGPNGAGKSTLLRAVGGLLPVPHPVRLFGTPLGGLRRRDRARVVATVAQSPVVPPGMAVLDYVLLGRTPYIPPLGRESAADLAVVQGVLERLDLTGFRDRELATLSGGERQRVFLARALAQGATLLLLDEPTSALDIGHQQEVLELVDQLRRTEGLTVLATMHDLSIAGEYADRMVLLADGRIAATGTPAEVLTEDLLSHHYRAHVKVIPGPHGPLVLPTRPTHPTHPTHPTHPTHPTHPPHPQ; from the coding sequence ATGACCCCGCCGGACCCGCCCGCCGTCGAGGTGCGTGGTCTTCAGGTCAAGCTGGACGGGGTGCGCATCCTCGCCGGCGTCGACCTGACCGTGCGCTCGGGCGAGTGGGTAACCGTGATCGGGCCGAACGGGGCCGGCAAGTCCACCCTGCTGCGCGCCGTAGGGGGCCTGCTGCCGGTGCCGCACCCGGTCCGCCTGTTCGGTACCCCCCTGGGCGGCCTGCGTCGTCGGGACCGGGCCCGGGTGGTGGCCACGGTGGCCCAGTCCCCGGTCGTACCGCCCGGGATGGCGGTGCTCGACTACGTGCTGCTCGGCCGCACCCCGTACATCCCGCCGTTGGGTAGGGAGTCCGCTGCCGACCTGGCGGTCGTGCAGGGGGTGTTGGAGCGGCTGGATCTGACCGGCTTCCGGGACCGGGAGCTGGCGACCCTCTCCGGCGGGGAACGCCAACGGGTCTTTCTGGCGCGGGCCCTGGCCCAGGGCGCCACCCTGCTGCTGCTCGACGAGCCGACCAGCGCCCTGGACATCGGCCACCAGCAGGAGGTGCTGGAACTGGTCGACCAGTTGCGCCGGACCGAGGGCCTGACCGTACTGGCCACCATGCACGACCTGTCGATCGCCGGCGAGTACGCCGACCGCATGGTGCTGCTGGCCGACGGCCGGATTGCTGCCACCGGCACCCCCGCCGAGGTCCTCACCGAAGACCTGCTCTCCCACCACTACCGCGCCCACGTCAAGGTCATCCCCGGCCCCCACGGCCCCCTGGTCCTCCCCACCCGCCCCACCCACCCCACCCACCCCACCCACCCCACCCACCCCACCCACCCCACCCACCCACCCCACCCCCAGTGA
- a CDS encoding FecCD family ABC transporter permease — protein MLHTVKRGPSLAGSRPAGLRKRWLAAGIGAVLVALVAGVSLGPVSLPPGSVALELLNLLPGVQFDSGLTEREVAIVTELRLPRVVLGLLVGGLLALAGGAYQGVFRNPLADPYLLGVAAGAGLAVTLVLTVGGVGAGGALSGLPVTIPLAAFVGSLGAVIMTYLLGAAGGRSRSPAVLILAGVAVSAFLSAGQTYLLQRDAESIQSVYSWLLGRLATAGWQDVRLVLPYFLITSVIVLLHRRELDVLSVGDDEAASLGLHPQRSRYLLIAAASLGTAAAVSASGLIGFVGIIVPHTVRMLAGSSYRVILPLSLLFGGAFLALTDVVARTAAAPQEIPIGVVTALLGGPFFVLVLRTARRVLT, from the coding sequence ATGCTCCACACGGTAAAAAGGGGCCCTTCCTTAGCTGGATCCCGGCCGGCGGGCCTGCGGAAACGCTGGCTCGCCGCCGGTATCGGCGCGGTGCTGGTCGCCCTGGTGGCCGGGGTCTCCCTCGGCCCGGTCAGCCTGCCCCCGGGCAGTGTCGCCCTGGAACTGCTCAACCTGCTGCCCGGGGTGCAGTTCGACAGTGGACTGACCGAACGGGAAGTCGCCATCGTCACCGAGCTGCGGCTGCCCCGGGTGGTGCTGGGGCTGCTGGTCGGCGGGCTGCTGGCCCTGGCCGGCGGGGCCTACCAGGGGGTGTTCCGCAACCCGCTGGCCGATCCCTACCTGCTAGGGGTGGCCGCGGGGGCCGGGCTGGCGGTCACCCTGGTGCTGACGGTCGGTGGGGTCGGTGCGGGCGGGGCCCTGAGCGGGCTGCCGGTGACCATCCCCCTGGCCGCCTTCGTCGGCTCGCTCGGCGCGGTGATCATGACCTATCTGCTCGGTGCGGCCGGCGGACGCAGCCGCTCCCCGGCCGTGCTGATCCTGGCCGGGGTGGCCGTCTCCGCGTTCCTGTCCGCCGGGCAGACCTACCTGCTGCAACGGGACGCGGAGAGCATCCAGTCCGTCTACTCCTGGCTGCTGGGGCGGCTGGCCACGGCCGGTTGGCAGGACGTCCGGTTGGTGCTGCCGTACTTCCTGATCACCAGTGTGATCGTCCTGCTGCACCGGCGGGAACTGGACGTGCTCTCGGTCGGTGACGACGAGGCGGCCAGTCTCGGCCTGCATCCGCAACGGTCGCGGTACCTGCTGATCGCGGCCGCCTCGCTGGGCACCGCCGCTGCGGTCTCCGCCTCCGGCCTGATCGGCTTCGTCGGCATCATCGTGCCGCACACCGTACGGATGCTGGCCGGGTCCAGCTACCGGGTCATCCTTCCGCTGTCCCTGCTGTTCGGCGGGGCCTTCCTGGCCCTGACCGACGTGGTGGCCCGGACCGCCGCCGCGCCGCAGGAGATCCCGATCGGGGTGGTCACCGCCCTGCTCGGCGGGCCGTTCTTCGTCCTCGTGCTGCGTACCGCCCGAAGGGTGCTGACATGA
- a CDS encoding ABC transporter substrate-binding protein gives MSRRTPRLLAATLALAALTLGACAEKTTETPAAGGSPTSGAFPVTVGSLTLQQRPEKIVSLAPTATEMLFAVGAGPQVVAVDDQSNYPPEAPKSDLSGYQPNAEAIAAKNPDLVVLSDDRNKIVDQLATLKIPVYQTSAAQTLDDTYRQLTELGILTGNADTGAEVVRRMKEDIEKLVAQVPDRIQAPTYFHELGPELYTATSKTFIGTIYALAGLENIADPSDADGRSAGYPQLSQEVIVAANPDFIFLSDVTCCQQSAATVKARSGWADINAVRNDQIVELDDDIASRWGPRVVDLLRTIVDATTKAAE, from the coding sequence ATGTCCAGACGTACCCCCCGGCTGCTCGCCGCCACCCTGGCGCTGGCCGCGCTGACCCTCGGTGCCTGCGCCGAGAAGACCACCGAGACCCCGGCCGCCGGTGGCAGCCCGACCAGCGGTGCCTTTCCGGTCACCGTAGGGTCGCTGACCCTCCAGCAGCGCCCGGAGAAGATCGTCTCGCTGGCGCCGACGGCCACCGAGATGCTCTTCGCGGTCGGTGCCGGGCCGCAGGTCGTCGCCGTCGACGACCAGTCCAACTACCCGCCCGAGGCACCGAAGTCGGACCTGTCCGGCTACCAGCCCAACGCCGAGGCGATCGCCGCGAAGAACCCCGACCTGGTGGTGCTCAGCGACGACCGCAACAAGATCGTCGACCAGTTGGCCACGCTGAAGATCCCGGTCTACCAGACCTCGGCGGCGCAGACCCTCGACGACACCTACCGGCAGCTCACCGAGCTCGGCATCCTCACCGGCAACGCCGACACCGGGGCGGAGGTGGTGCGACGGATGAAGGAGGACATCGAGAAACTCGTCGCCCAGGTGCCGGACCGGATCCAGGCCCCCACCTACTTCCACGAGCTGGGACCGGAGCTGTACACCGCCACCAGCAAGACCTTCATCGGCACGATCTACGCCCTGGCCGGTCTGGAGAACATCGCCGACCCCTCCGACGCCGACGGCAGGAGCGCCGGGTACCCGCAGCTCTCCCAGGAGGTGATCGTCGCGGCCAATCCGGACTTCATCTTCCTGTCCGACGTCACCTGCTGCCAGCAGAGCGCCGCGACGGTCAAGGCGCGCAGCGGCTGGGCCGACATCAACGCCGTACGCAACGACCAGATCGTGGAACTCGACGACGACATCGCCTCCCGCTGGGGCCCTCGGGTGGTGGACCTGCTGCGCACCATCGTGGACGCCACCACCAAGGCCGCCGAGTGA